Proteins encoded within one genomic window of Mycolicibacterium monacense:
- a CDS encoding cytochrome P450, whose amino-acid sequence MTLPRTRAIAALPPGPRLHPSVQTVLLMRSWSRFVAACRRRYGPVFTLRISSIGTMVYLADPADIKTVFAGDPRVYHAGEANAMLRGLLGDTSVLVIDDDVHRDRRRLMMAPFHREAVARQVEVMTEIAADNVSRWPVGEVFPVAPKMSEITLEVILRTVIGASDPARLAALRAIMPKLLQVTPWTTPALANPGLQRLPLWRSLRERIEEADRLLYAEIAERRADPELRWRTDVLAMLVRSAGEDGRTMTDRELRDQLMTLLVAGHDTTATGLSWALERLTRHPAVLTAAVRAADRSAAGDPSGDEYLDAVVKEALRIRPVVFDVGRVLTEPTEVAGYRLPAGVMVVPGIGLVHDDPAVYPEPDRFDPDRMLGASLTPTTWLPFGGGNRRCLGATFAMVEMRVVLREILRRAELCTTTAPGERRRVKHVIMVPARGARVRVRAMRPT is encoded by the coding sequence ATGACCCTTCCCCGGACCCGTGCGATCGCGGCCCTGCCACCCGGACCGCGGCTGCACCCATCGGTGCAGACAGTTCTGCTGATGCGGTCCTGGTCGCGGTTCGTCGCGGCCTGTCGTCGTCGGTACGGTCCGGTCTTCACGCTGCGGATCTCGTCGATCGGCACGATGGTCTACCTGGCCGACCCGGCCGACATCAAGACGGTGTTCGCCGGCGACCCGCGGGTGTACCACGCCGGTGAGGCGAACGCGATGCTGCGCGGATTGCTCGGCGACACTTCGGTTCTCGTGATCGACGACGACGTGCACCGGGACCGGCGCCGGCTCATGATGGCGCCGTTCCACCGGGAGGCGGTCGCCCGGCAGGTCGAGGTGATGACCGAGATCGCCGCGGACAACGTTTCACGCTGGCCGGTCGGCGAGGTGTTCCCGGTGGCCCCGAAGATGTCAGAGATCACGCTCGAGGTGATCCTGCGGACGGTGATCGGCGCCAGCGATCCTGCGCGGTTGGCGGCGTTGCGCGCGATCATGCCGAAACTACTGCAGGTGACGCCGTGGACGACACCGGCGTTGGCCAACCCGGGGCTGCAGCGGCTGCCGCTGTGGCGGTCGCTGCGGGAGCGCATCGAGGAGGCGGACCGGCTGCTGTACGCGGAGATCGCCGAGCGTCGCGCGGATCCGGAGCTGCGGTGGCGCACCGATGTCCTCGCGATGCTGGTGCGCAGCGCCGGCGAGGACGGCCGCACGATGACCGACCGCGAGCTGCGCGATCAGCTGATGACGCTGCTGGTGGCGGGCCACGACACCACCGCCACCGGGTTGTCCTGGGCGCTGGAGCGGTTGACCCGGCATCCAGCGGTCCTCACCGCGGCGGTGCGGGCGGCGGACCGCAGCGCGGCGGGGGACCCGTCGGGCGACGAGTACCTCGACGCGGTCGTCAAGGAGGCGCTGCGGATCCGGCCGGTGGTCTTCGACGTGGGGCGCGTGCTGACCGAACCGACGGAGGTCGCGGGTTACCGGCTGCCGGCGGGAGTGATGGTCGTGCCGGGGATCGGCCTGGTGCACGACGACCCCGCGGTCTATCCCGAGCCGGACCGCTTCGACCCCGATCGGATGCTCGGAGCGTCGCTGACTCCGACCACGTGGCTGCCGTTCGGCGGAGGCAACCGCCGTTGTCTCGGCGCGACGTTCGCGATGGTCGAGATGCGGGTCGTCCTGCGCGAGATCCTGCGCCGCGCCGAGCTGTGCACCACCACGGCACCCGGCGAACGCCGCCGCGTCAAGCACGTGATCATGGTGCCGGCGCGCGGCGCCCGCGTCCGCGTCCGGGCGATGCGACCTACTTGA
- a CDS encoding alpha/beta hydrolase-fold protein, which yields MSLISTALLPLRIARRVAEAVKNAVVAAAPSPPDLVVIDGMPEGVPPAALQREPALPVPAGWPFGEDFPRTCGTGRFAGGALFWTDFLYDDHGASGVPVSVPTGGAPPRGTYIYPDGPAARNGADIFRVAIGLSTTDTWWRIDWNTLLDKTIPVGLFTFDTDRGTSATNEWPANAGVRSTGIDLALLISGTGSWLIDLTTGTRTAVEHRVDMESRSFLATVPRALVEPTGTWTVRLAAGLANEAGDGFAEVPFVRGAGPGQPNVYNLAFRTREQEKVPLNFWSDQAQADALEDGDVSQFSVAVPWDQLAGRRTDPEQVVTGTSTRWYVSSVELGQGVGPGNILDTEPQFLGRVQPYSVCVPATYARGRRLPLTLMLHSLALGQNQYAAFDPKLLHEVCDGRNSIVVTPLARGPACWYFDEGELDVWEVFSRVVEQLGADPNRTVVSGYSMGGYGTYKLGLSYPEVFAQAVVLAGPPTCGVRLVRGVEAPADFDPTSHCAREGDTFRLLGNARWLPFVIAHGGLDQLVPFPGIVQQVLELDRLGYRYRFATYPVEDHIAFLLKDDFDDPIAHMGTGLRQPDPGHITFSWYPQLVREDLGIGPHRVWWVSELRAADDVKVERGKLATVDARSYARPDRTRTIKRRRGVIPDFDPTPGLFTEMTWELGDEVAPMPWLTLELNGVAGLAVDVVRAGLAPLARSTIAVATDRPVQIRLAALPPGMTVELDGRQVGAVVDVPAGRYRITLAADNGSRR from the coding sequence GTGTCGTTGATCTCCACCGCCCTGCTTCCGCTGCGTATCGCGCGCCGCGTCGCCGAGGCCGTCAAGAACGCGGTCGTCGCCGCCGCGCCGTCCCCGCCGGACCTCGTCGTGATCGACGGGATGCCCGAGGGGGTGCCGCCGGCGGCGCTGCAGCGCGAGCCCGCCCTGCCGGTGCCGGCCGGCTGGCCGTTCGGCGAGGACTTCCCCCGCACGTGCGGGACGGGCCGCTTCGCGGGTGGGGCGCTGTTCTGGACCGATTTCCTCTACGACGACCACGGCGCCTCGGGTGTCCCCGTCAGCGTGCCCACCGGGGGCGCACCGCCGCGCGGCACCTACATCTATCCGGACGGGCCCGCGGCCCGCAACGGCGCGGACATCTTCCGGGTGGCGATCGGGCTGAGCACGACCGACACGTGGTGGCGGATCGACTGGAACACTCTGTTGGACAAGACGATTCCGGTCGGCCTGTTCACCTTCGACACCGACCGCGGCACCTCGGCGACCAACGAGTGGCCGGCGAACGCGGGTGTGCGTTCCACCGGTATCGACCTGGCGCTGCTGATCTCCGGGACCGGATCGTGGTTGATCGACCTGACCACCGGCACGCGCACCGCGGTCGAACACCGGGTCGACATGGAATCGCGGTCGTTCCTGGCGACGGTGCCCCGCGCGCTCGTCGAGCCCACCGGCACGTGGACGGTGCGGTTGGCCGCCGGGTTGGCCAACGAGGCGGGTGACGGGTTCGCGGAGGTGCCGTTCGTCCGCGGCGCCGGACCCGGTCAGCCCAACGTCTACAACCTCGCGTTCCGCACCCGCGAACAGGAGAAGGTGCCGCTGAACTTCTGGTCGGATCAGGCCCAGGCCGACGCCCTCGAAGACGGTGACGTATCGCAGTTCTCGGTGGCGGTGCCATGGGATCAGCTGGCCGGGCGGCGGACCGATCCGGAACAGGTGGTGACCGGGACGTCCACCCGCTGGTATGTGTCGTCGGTCGAACTGGGGCAGGGGGTCGGCCCGGGCAACATCCTCGACACCGAACCCCAGTTCCTGGGCCGGGTGCAGCCGTATTCGGTGTGCGTGCCCGCGACGTACGCTCGGGGCCGGCGGCTCCCGCTGACGCTGATGCTGCACTCGCTGGCGCTCGGGCAGAACCAGTACGCCGCGTTCGACCCGAAGCTGCTGCACGAGGTGTGCGACGGACGCAACTCGATCGTCGTGACACCGCTGGCGCGCGGCCCGGCGTGCTGGTACTTCGACGAGGGCGAACTCGACGTGTGGGAGGTGTTCTCCCGGGTCGTCGAACAGCTCGGCGCCGACCCGAACCGCACGGTCGTCTCGGGATACTCGATGGGCGGATACGGCACGTACAAGCTGGGCCTGAGCTATCCGGAGGTGTTCGCCCAAGCGGTCGTGCTCGCCGGCCCGCCGACGTGCGGGGTGCGGCTGGTGCGCGGGGTCGAGGCGCCGGCCGACTTCGACCCGACGTCGCACTGCGCGCGGGAGGGCGACACGTTCCGGCTGCTCGGCAACGCGCGGTGGCTGCCGTTCGTCATCGCCCACGGCGGACTGGACCAGTTGGTGCCGTTCCCGGGGATCGTGCAGCAGGTCCTTGAGCTCGACCGGCTGGGTTACCGGTACCGGTTCGCGACGTATCCGGTCGAGGACCACATCGCGTTCCTGCTCAAGGACGACTTCGACGATCCGATCGCACACATGGGAACCGGTCTGCGACAACCGGATCCGGGCCACATCACGTTCTCGTGGTATCCGCAGCTGGTGCGTGAGGACCTCGGCATCGGACCGCACCGGGTGTGGTGGGTGTCGGAGCTGCGCGCCGCCGACGACGTGAAGGTCGAGCGCGGGAAGCTGGCCACCGTCGACGCCAGGTCCTACGCCCGGCCCGACCGGACCCGCACCATCAAGCGCCGCCGCGGGGTGATCCCCGACTTCGACCCGACGCCCGGTCTGTTCACCGAGATGACGTGGGAGCTGGGGGACGAGGTCGCCCCGATGCCGTGGCTGACGCTGGAGTTGAACGGCGTCGCCGGTCTCGCGGTGGACGTCGTGCGGGCGGGGCTGGCGCCGTTGGCGCGGTCGACGATCGCGGTCGCCACCGACCGCCCGGTGCAGATCCGGCTCGCGGCCCTGCCGCCGGGGATGACCGTCGAGTTGGACGGACGACAGGTCGGTGCGGTGGTCGACGTCCCCGCCGGCCGCTACCGCATCACGCTCGCAGCGGACAATGGGAGCCGGAGGTGA
- a CDS encoding KasA/KasB family beta-ketoacyl-ACP synthase produces the protein MAKLRTGSGFGDVVVTAVASTTAVAPDAEDTWQQLLAGHSGIRALDSWFVDELDSPVRIGGQLRENFDAYLNRVELRRLAYMQKMSTVLGRRLWEAAGTPDIDPRRLMVSIGLALGSTEEIPAQYDDWRQKGLRAVSPLAVQMYMPNAPAAAVGLDRQAKGGIISPVMADASGAAAIAQAWRQIVLGEVEMAICGGVETKIEAVPVGAFTRLGLLSTNNDDPAGACRPFDKDRDGMVLGEGGALLLIETEENAKARGATILGRIMGAAMTSDGYDIVEPDPSGVPAGDAIRHAVDLAGLEPSDVDLVNAHATGTAFGDVAEGCAIRHALGAHRPAVYAPKAALGHSLGAAGAVEAVLTVQALRDGVVPPTLNVQHLDADIDLDVVTGEPRSGDFRYAVSNSFGLGGHNIVLVFGAY, from the coding sequence ATGGCCAAGTTGAGAACCGGCAGCGGATTCGGCGATGTGGTGGTGACCGCGGTCGCCTCCACCACGGCGGTGGCACCCGACGCCGAGGACACCTGGCAGCAGTTGCTGGCGGGCCACAGCGGTATCCGCGCGCTGGACTCCTGGTTCGTCGACGAACTCGACTCGCCGGTGCGCATCGGCGGGCAGCTGCGGGAGAACTTCGACGCCTACCTCAACCGTGTCGAGCTGCGCCGGCTGGCGTACATGCAGAAGATGTCGACGGTGCTGGGCCGCCGGTTGTGGGAGGCGGCGGGCACGCCCGACATCGACCCGCGGCGGCTGATGGTGTCGATCGGACTCGCGCTCGGCTCCACCGAGGAGATCCCGGCGCAGTACGACGACTGGCGGCAGAAGGGTCTGCGCGCGGTGTCGCCGCTGGCGGTGCAGATGTACATGCCCAACGCCCCGGCCGCCGCGGTCGGACTGGACCGGCAGGCCAAGGGCGGCATCATCTCTCCGGTGATGGCCGACGCGTCGGGGGCGGCCGCCATCGCCCAGGCGTGGCGCCAGATCGTGCTCGGCGAGGTCGAGATGGCGATCTGCGGCGGGGTGGAGACCAAGATCGAGGCGGTCCCGGTGGGCGCGTTCACGCGGTTGGGTCTGTTGTCCACCAACAACGACGATCCGGCCGGTGCGTGCCGCCCATTCGACAAGGACCGCGACGGCATGGTGCTCGGTGAGGGCGGCGCGCTGCTGCTCATCGAGACCGAGGAGAACGCCAAGGCGCGCGGCGCGACGATCCTCGGCCGGATCATGGGCGCGGCGATGACCTCGGACGGCTACGACATCGTCGAACCGGATCCGAGCGGGGTGCCCGCCGGCGACGCGATCCGGCACGCGGTCGATCTGGCCGGCCTCGAGCCGTCCGACGTCGACCTGGTCAATGCCCACGCCACCGGTACGGCGTTCGGCGACGTGGCCGAGGGATGCGCCATCCGGCACGCGCTGGGTGCGCACCGTCCGGCGGTCTACGCACCCAAAGCGGCGCTGGGGCATTCGCTCGGCGCGGCCGGCGCCGTCGAGGCGGTGTTGACGGTCCAGGCGTTGCGCGACGGGGTGGTGCCGCCGACGCTCAACGTGCAGCATCTCGACGCCGACATCGACCTCGACGTCGTCACAGGTGAGCCCCGAAGCGGCGACTTCCGTTATGCGGTCAGCAACTCGTTCGGCCTCGGCGGGCACAACATCGTGCTGGTGTTCGGCGCGTACTGA
- the stpK7 gene encoding serine/threonine protein kinase StpK7: MDATPFGHYRLQKLIGRGGMGEVYQAYDTHTDRVVALKVLPPHLAQDATFQRRFRREAQAAAGVQDPHVVPIHSYGEIDGRLYLDMRLIEGRNLGTILEGADKPLLPSFAVKVVEQVATALDAAHAAGLIHRDVKPSNILITDRDFVYLIDFGLARSAGEPGMTTAGSTLGTLAYMAPERFNGGRIDPRSDIYALTCVLYECLTGVRPYPADSLEEQIAGHIVRPVPKPSDTDPRLAAFDEVIERGMAKKPERRYQSAAEMAAAARRALTSPVRWSSRSGRHSARSARIPMRRRLPRRAAAVTGVVLVVVAVSGAVTWQWSGWPERTRAPRQVVVAEDTPTPAPTPGAVPSIAATVPADVRESGRLVIGVNVPYAPNEFRDAYGDIVGFDVDLMKAVARTLGLVPEFRETAFESVIPSVQSGAFTLGMSSITDTLEREKAVDFVTYLEAGTLWAQRAGSEVVDPSNACGLRVGVAYSVIQETDELPAKSEACVAAGREPIRKVVFTEQDDVTAALLAGEVDAMSADSPVTGFAIKTSGGALEPAGEVFDSAPYGWPVAKGSALAESLRQALEHVMATGEYRTIATMWGVEKGMIATPVVNGAVR; this comes from the coding sequence GTGGACGCGACACCATTCGGGCACTACCGGCTGCAGAAGCTGATCGGTCGGGGCGGGATGGGCGAGGTCTACCAGGCCTACGACACCCATACGGACCGGGTGGTGGCCTTGAAGGTGCTACCACCGCATCTGGCCCAGGACGCGACGTTCCAGCGCAGGTTCCGGCGTGAGGCGCAGGCCGCCGCGGGTGTGCAGGACCCGCACGTGGTGCCCATCCACAGTTACGGCGAGATCGACGGTCGGCTGTATCTCGACATGCGGCTGATCGAGGGCCGCAACCTCGGCACGATCCTGGAGGGCGCGGACAAGCCGCTGCTGCCGTCCTTTGCCGTGAAGGTCGTCGAACAGGTCGCCACGGCACTCGACGCCGCACATGCGGCCGGGCTGATCCACCGCGACGTCAAACCGTCGAACATCCTCATCACCGACCGCGACTTCGTGTACCTGATCGACTTCGGCCTGGCGCGCAGCGCAGGTGAGCCGGGCATGACGACCGCGGGCAGCACGCTGGGCACGCTGGCCTACATGGCGCCGGAGCGGTTCAACGGCGGCCGGATCGATCCGCGCTCGGACATCTACGCGCTGACCTGCGTGCTCTACGAATGTCTGACCGGGGTGCGGCCGTACCCGGCCGACAGCCTCGAGGAGCAGATCGCGGGTCACATCGTGCGGCCGGTACCGAAACCGTCGGACACCGATCCGCGCCTCGCGGCGTTCGACGAGGTCATCGAACGGGGGATGGCCAAGAAGCCCGAGCGGCGCTACCAGTCCGCGGCGGAGATGGCCGCCGCGGCGCGGCGCGCGCTGACCTCGCCGGTGCGCTGGTCGAGCCGGTCCGGCAGGCATTCCGCACGGTCGGCACGAATCCCGATGCGGCGCAGGCTGCCCCGGCGGGCGGCCGCGGTGACCGGTGTCGTGCTGGTGGTCGTCGCGGTCTCCGGTGCGGTGACCTGGCAGTGGAGCGGGTGGCCCGAACGGACCCGCGCCCCGCGGCAGGTGGTGGTCGCCGAGGACACCCCGACACCGGCGCCGACACCGGGGGCGGTCCCGTCGATCGCGGCGACCGTACCAGCGGACGTCCGCGAATCGGGCCGATTGGTCATCGGTGTGAACGTGCCGTACGCGCCGAACGAGTTCCGCGACGCCTACGGCGACATCGTGGGGTTCGACGTCGACCTGATGAAGGCGGTGGCGCGGACGCTGGGGCTGGTGCCCGAATTCCGCGAGACCGCCTTCGAGAGCGTGATCCCGTCGGTGCAGTCCGGGGCATTCACGCTGGGCATGTCGTCGATCACCGACACCCTCGAACGTGAGAAGGCGGTCGACTTCGTGACGTACCTGGAGGCGGGCACGCTGTGGGCGCAGCGGGCGGGCTCGGAGGTGGTCGACCCGTCGAACGCGTGCGGGCTGCGGGTCGGCGTGGCGTACAGCGTGATTCAGGAGACCGACGAGCTGCCCGCCAAGAGCGAGGCGTGCGTGGCGGCGGGCCGCGAACCGATCCGGAAGGTCGTGTTCACCGAACAGGACGACGTCACCGCGGCGCTGCTGGCCGGCGAGGTGGACGCGATGTCGGCGGACTCACCGGTGACCGGATTCGCGATCAAGACCTCCGGCGGCGCGCTGGAGCCGGCGGGGGAGGTGTTCGACTCCGCGCCCTACGGGTGGCCGGTGGCCAAGGGGTCGGCGCTGGCGGAGTCGCTGCGCCAGGCGCTCGAACACGTGATGGCCACCGGCGAGTACCGCACGATCGCCACGATGTGGGGTGTGGAGAAGGGGATGATCGCCACGCCGGTGGTCAACGGCGCGGTGCGCTGA
- a CDS encoding MarR family winged helix-turn-helix transcriptional regulator: MLQQVADRQTSIDHRADGGHRRAGTRGTFQVTATGRTPSDMPGLDIAELKSWQNYLDAALRLQAKLNHDLNESCRLTLEDVRLLHELAKSATGSVRMGTLAQTLVSTPSRVSRRVDRLEARNLAHRASSDRDGRYVLATITDEGRSLLEKAMEVYGRTVRAHYLDPLSRPQTAAMAENCRRINAALAPQLRAAN; encoded by the coding sequence GTGTTACAGCAGGTCGCGGACCGACAAACCAGTATCGATCACCGCGCGGACGGGGGACACCGCCGCGCCGGCACCAGGGGAACCTTCCAAGTGACAGCGACGGGGCGTACCCCGAGTGACATGCCGGGTCTCGACATCGCCGAACTGAAGTCCTGGCAGAACTACCTCGACGCCGCACTGCGGCTGCAGGCGAAGCTCAACCACGACCTCAACGAGTCCTGCCGGCTCACCCTCGAAGACGTCCGACTGCTGCACGAACTCGCCAAGTCCGCCACCGGGTCGGTGCGGATGGGCACGCTCGCGCAGACGCTGGTGTCCACGCCGAGCCGGGTCAGCCGCCGCGTCGACCGGCTGGAGGCCCGCAACCTCGCGCACCGCGCCTCCAGCGATCGGGACGGCCGCTACGTCCTGGCCACCATCACCGACGAGGGGCGCTCGCTGCTCGAGAAGGCGATGGAGGTGTACGGCCGGACCGTGCGCGCCCACTACCTGGATCCGCTGAGCCGGCCTCAGACGGCGGCCATGGCGGAGAACTGCCGCCGCATCAACGCCGCGCTGGCCCCGCAATTGCGGGCCGCGAACTGA